One window from the genome of Mucilaginibacter ginsenosidivorans encodes:
- a CDS encoding lipid-binding SYLF domain-containing protein, translated as MKTIKFLGIPLMLSLFLLMTSAKPIGDKETERIHAAANVLKDFSTMKEKIPHDLIESYEGIVIIPKLINAGLGIGGKRGKGVAIVKLADGSWSNPVFITLTGGSIGPQIGVQSVDLVMVFKHKGVLTKVEDGDFTIGGDASAAAGPVGRTTSANTDYKLEAEIYSYSRSRGLFAGVSINGSSLNIDKDAIKGYYGDNVTASDVFANGNSNTDAVKLLKTTLASL; from the coding sequence ATGAAAACGATCAAATTTTTAGGTATCCCATTAATGTTGAGTTTATTCCTGCTGATGACATCGGCTAAGCCCATAGGCGATAAGGAGACCGAGCGGATACATGCAGCGGCAAACGTGTTAAAAGACTTTAGCACCATGAAAGAAAAGATCCCGCACGACCTGATAGAATCTTACGAAGGTATTGTGATAATCCCCAAACTGATAAACGCCGGGTTGGGGATAGGTGGTAAGCGCGGAAAAGGTGTGGCCATTGTAAAACTTGCTGACGGCAGTTGGAGCAACCCGGTTTTTATTACCCTGACAGGTGGCAGTATCGGTCCGCAGATCGGTGTACAGTCGGTGGACCTGGTGATGGTTTTTAAGCATAAGGGGGTGTTAACCAAAGTCGAAGACGGTGACTTTACCATAGGAGGTGATGCATCGGCCGCCGCAGGACCGGTTGGGCGAACAACCTCCGCTAACACAGATTACAAATTAGAGGCCGAGATCTATTCTTATTCCCGCAGCCGGGGGCTTTTTGCCGGTGTTAGCATCAATGGTTCCAGTTTGAACATAGATAAAGATGCTATAAAAGGTTACTACGGCGATAATGTAACCGCCAGCGATGTTTTTGCCAACGGTAACAGTAATACCGATGCCGTTAAACTGCTAAAAACGACTTTGGCAAGTTTATAA
- the tyrS gene encoding tyrosine--tRNA ligase: MNFVEELRWRGMLHDIMPGTEELLNTGMASGYIGFDPTADSLHVGSLAQIMTLIHFQRAGHKPFALVGGATGMVGDPSGKSAERNLLSEDVLQHNLQGIQKQLEKFLDFDRGANSAQMVNNYDWFKNYTFLNFIRDVGKHITVNYMMAKDSVKNRISGDTGMSFTEFTYQLVQGYDFYYLWKHNNCVLQMGGSDQWGNIVTGTELIRRKDGGEAFALTTQLIKKADGSKFGKTEGGNIWLDPEKTSPYKFYQFWLNTSDEDAKSYIRIFTLFDREAIEALEAEHALAPHQRALQKALARDITIRTHGETEYNKAVQSSDFLFGNTGIEFLGELSEAEVLGIFEGVPNFKVSLTELKQGVNITDLLAVNTAVFPSKGEARKMIQGGGVAINKSKVASPDDTYTADNLVGGKFLVAQKGKKNYFLIVGE, translated from the coding sequence ATGAATTTTGTTGAAGAACTACGCTGGCGGGGTATGCTGCACGATATTATGCCCGGAACTGAAGAATTACTGAATACAGGTATGGCCTCTGGCTATATCGGTTTTGACCCGACGGCAGATTCGCTGCATGTTGGCAGCCTGGCGCAGATAATGACATTGATACATTTTCAGCGTGCCGGGCATAAGCCGTTTGCGCTGGTTGGCGGCGCAACCGGTATGGTGGGCGACCCGTCGGGTAAATCGGCCGAGCGTAATTTATTATCTGAAGATGTTTTGCAGCATAACCTGCAGGGCATCCAGAAGCAACTGGAGAAATTTCTTGATTTTGACCGCGGCGCCAACAGCGCCCAGATGGTGAACAATTACGATTGGTTTAAGAATTATACTTTTCTGAATTTCATACGCGATGTGGGCAAACATATCACGGTAAATTATATGATGGCCAAGGATTCGGTGAAAAACCGTATTAGCGGCGATACCGGAATGTCATTCACGGAGTTTACTTACCAATTGGTGCAGGGCTACGATTTTTACTATTTATGGAAGCATAACAATTGTGTGCTGCAAATGGGAGGTTCGGATCAGTGGGGCAATATTGTGACCGGTACCGAACTGATACGCCGTAAGGACGGGGGTGAGGCTTTTGCTTTAACTACTCAATTGATAAAAAAAGCGGACGGTTCCAAATTTGGTAAAACCGAAGGGGGAAATATATGGTTGGACCCAGAGAAGACGTCGCCGTATAAGTTTTACCAGTTTTGGCTCAATACCAGCGACGAGGATGCAAAATCATATATCCGCATATTTACTTTGTTCGACCGCGAAGCGATAGAGGCTTTAGAAGCCGAACACGCATTGGCACCGCATCAGCGTGCTTTGCAGAAAGCTTTAGCAAGGGATATTACCATACGCACCCATGGCGAAACGGAATACAATAAAGCCGTGCAGTCATCCGATTTTTTGTTTGGTAATACCGGTATCGAATTTCTTGGGGAGTTAAGTGAGGCTGAAGTACTGGGGATATTTGAGGGTGTGCCCAATTTTAAAGTTTCGTTGACAGAACTAAAGCAAGGGGTCAATATTACTGACCTGCTGGCGGTAAATACCGCAGTGTTTCCGTCAAAAGGCGAAGCCCGGAAAATGATACAGGGGGGAGGGGTAGCTATCAACAAAAGCAAAGTGGCCTCGCCGGATGATACTTACACCGCCGATAACCTGGTAGGCGGCAAATTCCTTGTCGCTCAAAAAGGGAAGAAGAATTATTTTTTAATTGTCGGGGAATAA
- a CDS encoding cold-shock protein: MQKEGTVKFFNNTKGFGFISPSDNREDIFVHSTGLIDDIRENDRVQYEEQTGKKGLNAVNVKVI; the protein is encoded by the coding sequence ATGCAAAAAGAAGGAACAGTGAAATTTTTCAACAACACTAAAGGTTTTGGATTTATTTCACCGAGTGACAACAGAGAAGACATCTTTGTTCACTCAACAGGACTCATCGACGACATCCGCGAAAATGACCGCGTACAGTACGAAGAGCAAACAGGCAAAAAAGGCCTAAACGCAGTAAACGTAAAAGTTATTTAA
- the rpsA gene encoding 30S ribosomal protein S1 — translation MAKKQEAEKELKAKEAELDVVTATKEKENIESEADSLSIEEIKSKIAAAAEDFDWDADDKKFGNYNDADREKFEKMYDGTFSSINKGEIISGIVVSINSKDVVLNIGFKSDGLVSVSEFRDTPDLKIGDSVEVFVESQEDANGQLVLSRKRAKTQKSWERINSALDNDEIITGFVKSRTKGGLIVDIMGVEAFLPGSQIDIKPIRDYDIYVGKTMEFKVVKINHEFKNVVVSHKVLIEDDLENQKTEIVAKLEKGQVLEGTVKNITDFGVFIDLGGVDGLLHITDISWGRIEHPREVLSLDQKINVVVLDFDDEKKRIALGLKQLTPHPWQSLDENIQVGSKVKGKIVTVADYGAFLEIIPGVEGLIHVSEMSWSQNLRNPQEFLKVGDEVEAQVLTLDRDERKMSLGIKQLTPDPWQNAADKYAVGTKHVATVKNMTNFGVFVELEDGIDGLIHISDLSWSKKVNHPNEFTKVGEKLDVVVLELDVENRKLSLGHKQLEENPWDTFETIFTLDSIHEGTVLKVTDKGAVVALPYGVEGFAPTKHIVKEDGKSLKAEEAAEFKIIEFNKESKRIVISHARIWEEARNEVRNQENDSRKKEAKATVNAVKKVKDSVEKSTLGDLSVLAQLKEQMEGAESKAKKKKSEEEAK, via the coding sequence TTGGCAAAAAAACAAGAAGCAGAAAAAGAATTAAAAGCTAAGGAAGCAGAACTCGATGTAGTTACCGCGACCAAGGAAAAAGAGAACATTGAATCAGAAGCTGATTCATTGTCGATCGAAGAGATCAAATCAAAAATTGCAGCCGCCGCAGAAGATTTCGACTGGGACGCTGACGACAAAAAATTCGGTAATTATAATGATGCCGACCGCGAAAAATTCGAGAAAATGTATGATGGAACTTTCAGTTCTATCAACAAAGGCGAGATCATCAGCGGCATTGTTGTAAGTATCAACAGTAAAGATGTGGTATTGAATATCGGCTTTAAATCCGACGGTTTGGTATCTGTGTCTGAATTCCGTGATACACCTGATCTGAAGATCGGTGATTCGGTTGAGGTTTTTGTTGAATCGCAGGAAGATGCTAACGGACAGTTGGTACTTTCGCGTAAACGTGCAAAAACCCAGAAATCATGGGAAAGAATAAATAGTGCATTGGATAACGACGAAATTATCACCGGTTTTGTTAAGAGCAGGACCAAAGGTGGTTTGATCGTAGATATAATGGGCGTTGAAGCCTTTTTACCAGGCTCGCAAATTGATATCAAACCTATCAGGGATTACGATATCTATGTGGGCAAAACAATGGAATTCAAAGTTGTTAAGATCAACCACGAGTTTAAAAACGTAGTGGTATCGCACAAAGTGCTGATCGAAGACGATTTGGAAAACCAAAAAACCGAGATCGTGGCCAAACTCGAAAAAGGCCAGGTATTGGAAGGTACCGTTAAGAACATTACCGACTTTGGCGTATTCATCGACCTTGGTGGTGTTGACGGCTTACTACACATCACCGATATTTCATGGGGCCGTATCGAGCATCCGCGCGAAGTATTGTCGCTTGATCAGAAGATCAACGTGGTTGTACTCGACTTTGATGACGAGAAAAAACGTATCGCCCTTGGCTTGAAACAATTGACCCCGCACCCTTGGCAGTCGCTTGACGAAAACATCCAGGTGGGTTCAAAAGTTAAAGGCAAAATTGTTACCGTTGCCGATTACGGCGCGTTCCTCGAGATCATCCCGGGTGTTGAAGGTTTGATCCACGTATCAGAAATGTCGTGGTCTCAAAACTTGCGCAACCCGCAGGAATTCCTGAAAGTTGGCGACGAGGTTGAAGCACAGGTATTGACACTGGACCGCGACGAGCGCAAAATGTCACTGGGTATCAAACAACTGACTCCCGATCCATGGCAGAATGCTGCTGATAAATATGCAGTAGGCACCAAGCACGTTGCCACAGTTAAAAACATGACCAACTTTGGCGTGTTTGTTGAACTGGAAGACGGCATCGACGGCTTGATCCACATCTCTGACCTTTCATGGTCCAAGAAAGTAAATCACCCTAACGAGTTCACCAAAGTTGGTGAGAAATTAGACGTGGTTGTACTTGAACTGGATGTTGAGAACCGCAAGCTTAGCCTGGGTCACAAACAACTGGAAGAAAACCCATGGGATACTTTCGAAACTATCTTCACCCTGGATTCTATCCACGAAGGTACCGTATTGAAAGTAACCGATAAAGGTGCAGTTGTTGCTTTGCCTTACGGTGTTGAAGGTTTTGCCCCTACCAAACACATTGTGAAAGAAGATGGCAAGAGCCTTAAAGCTGAAGAAGCTGCCGAATTCAAGATCATTGAGTTTAACAAGGAAAGCAAACGCATCGTAATTTCACATGCACGTATCTGGGAAGAAGCCCGTAACGAGGTTAGGAACCAGGAGAACGACAGCCGCAAGAAAGAAGCAAAAGCTACTGTAAACGCGGTTAAGAAAGTGAAAGACTCGGTTGAGAAATCTACTTTAGGCGACCTGAGCGTGCTTGCCCAGCTGAAAGAACAGATGGAAGGCGCTGAAAGCAAGGCCAAAAAGAAGAAATCAGAAGAAGAAGCCAAATAA
- a CDS encoding beta-L-arabinofuranosidase domain-containing protein, which produces MALEDRQRLGKQKRQGKYGWEELPYWLKGYGDIAYMLRDPKMLKETKFWINTVIKNQRANGDFGPLNYTKPGRRDLWGNMPMLWCLQSYYEYSSDPRVLKLMSRYFKYEQTVPDSLFLKDYWENSRGGDNLISVYWLYNRTSEKWLLDLATKIDRNTANWRQANNLPNWHNVNVAQSFREPATYFMQSNNPADLAASYNDFKLIRNIYGQVPGGMFGADENARKGYDDPRQAVETCGMVEQITSDEFLLQFTGDTFWADNCEDVAFNTFPAAFMPDYKSLRYLTAPNMVVSDSKNHAPGINNDGPFLNMNPFSSRCCQHNHSAGWVYYAENSWMATPDNGLADQLYSEGSVTAKAGNGQAVTIVTTTKYPFNETVNLKIQTAAPNKFPVYLRIPKWCVNASVQVNGRAVPVSSEGAEYIKLQNTWKNGDRITLHLPMKIQVREWEKNKNSVSVNYGPLTFSLKIDEKYVKVASTKENAVADAKWQPNADQAKWPTYEIYPASAWNYGLELNDKDPAMSFQVEKRAWPKDNNPFTNKSAPIVLKAKGKQIPGWKIDQYGLCGLLPESPVKTDEAETSITLVPMGGSRLRISAFPVVN; this is translated from the coding sequence ATGGCTCTCGAAGACAGACAACGCCTGGGTAAACAAAAGCGGCAAGGCAAATATGGCTGGGAGGAATTGCCTTACTGGCTGAAAGGTTACGGCGACATTGCCTACATGCTGCGCGACCCGAAAATGCTGAAGGAAACGAAATTTTGGATCAACACCGTCATCAAAAACCAGCGTGCCAACGGCGATTTCGGTCCGCTGAATTATACCAAACCCGGGCGGCGCGATCTTTGGGGCAATATGCCTATGCTTTGGTGCCTGCAATCATATTACGAATACTCAAGCGATCCCAGGGTGCTCAAGCTGATGTCGCGGTATTTCAAATACGAACAAACTGTACCGGATAGCCTGTTTTTGAAGGATTACTGGGAGAACAGCAGGGGCGGGGATAACCTCATCAGCGTCTACTGGCTCTATAACCGTACCAGCGAAAAATGGCTGCTCGACCTGGCCACCAAGATCGACCGCAATACGGCCAACTGGCGACAGGCCAATAACCTGCCCAACTGGCACAATGTAAACGTGGCACAGTCGTTCCGCGAGCCGGCAACTTATTTTATGCAAAGCAATAACCCGGCCGACCTGGCAGCATCCTATAACGACTTTAAACTGATCCGCAATATTTACGGGCAGGTGCCGGGTGGTATGTTTGGCGCCGACGAGAATGCCCGCAAAGGTTATGACGACCCCCGCCAGGCCGTGGAAACCTGCGGCATGGTGGAGCAAATCACCTCGGACGAGTTCCTGCTGCAATTTACCGGCGATACTTTTTGGGCCGATAACTGCGAGGATGTGGCCTTCAATACCTTCCCTGCCGCCTTTATGCCGGATTATAAAAGCCTGCGTTACCTTACCGCCCCAAACATGGTGGTGAGCGACAGTAAGAACCACGCACCAGGTATAAACAATGACGGTCCGTTTCTGAACATGAACCCTTTCAGCAGCCGGTGCTGCCAGCATAATCATTCGGCCGGGTGGGTATATTATGCGGAGAATAGCTGGATGGCTACGCCTGATAACGGTTTGGCCGACCAGTTGTATTCCGAAGGCTCTGTTACCGCTAAAGCGGGCAACGGGCAGGCGGTTACCATAGTTACCACAACAAAATATCCTTTTAACGAGACCGTCAACCTTAAAATTCAAACTGCGGCCCCTAATAAATTTCCTGTCTACCTGCGCATACCAAAATGGTGTGTGAATGCAAGCGTACAGGTGAATGGCAGGGCAGTGCCGGTTAGTTCGGAAGGGGCGGAGTATATCAAACTGCAAAATACCTGGAAAAACGGCGACCGGATAACCCTGCACCTGCCAATGAAGATACAGGTGCGCGAGTGGGAGAAGAATAAAAACAGCGTGAGCGTGAATTATGGCCCGCTTACATTTTCGCTGAAGATAGACGAGAAATATGTAAAAGTAGCCTCGACCAAAGAAAACGCCGTGGCCGATGCGAAATGGCAGCCGAATGCCGACCAGGCAAAATGGCCGACTTACGAGATATACCCCGCTTCGGCATGGAACTATGGGCTGGAACTAAACGATAAAGATCCGGCCATGTCATTCCAGGTTGAAAAAAGGGCCTGGCCAAAAGATAATAATCCATTCACTAACAAGTCGGCCCCAATAGTGCTGAAAGCGAAAGGCAAACAAATACCCGGGTGGAAAATAGATCAGTATGGCTTGTGCGGGCTGCTGCCCGAAAGTCCGGTAAAAACTGATGAAGCTGAAACCAGCATTACCCTGGTACCTATGGGCGGCTCAAGGTTGAGGATATCGGCTTTCCCTGTTGTGAATTGA
- the parS gene encoding type II RES/Xre toxin-antitoxin system antitoxin: MSYEEKHNPEIYVNEPMALYVTKSSGSLFNNLFGSNAKQVAAMTDFDMLQLTRSGLPKHLLLSLAKRISLTIQEFADIMHISERTLQRYDDNAIIKTEYAEKAVELARLYTRGEEVFGSLDKFKTWMKTPLHVFKGETPVSLLDSSVGFDMVFKELGRIEHGIFA, encoded by the coding sequence ATGTCGTACGAAGAGAAACATAATCCGGAAATTTACGTTAACGAGCCAATGGCTCTGTATGTAACTAAAAGCAGTGGAAGTTTATTCAATAACCTGTTCGGCAGTAATGCCAAACAGGTTGCCGCGATGACTGATTTCGACATGCTGCAGCTTACCCGCAGTGGCTTGCCCAAGCATTTACTTTTGTCTTTAGCCAAGCGGATATCCCTTACCATTCAGGAGTTTGCGGATATTATGCACATTTCTGAACGCACTTTGCAGCGTTACGATGATAATGCCATTATCAAAACCGAATACGCTGAAAAAGCTGTTGAGCTTGCCCGCCTGTATACACGCGGCGAGGAAGTATTCGGCTCGCTTGATAAATTTAAAACCTGGATGAAAACCCCGCTTCATGTCTTCAAGGGTGAAACACCCGTTTCTCTTTTGGATTCGTCCGTTGGCTTCGATATGGTTTTTAAAGAGTTGGGCCGTATCGAGCACGGTATTTTTGCCTGA
- a CDS encoding RES family NAD+ phosphorylase: MILYRITNAKYADDLSGNGARLYGGRWNSEGKPMVYLASSRSLAVLESLAHFVATNIPDDFLMLTIEAPDDFLDIPENILPDNWNEYPEQHIVKQIGNSFLQRNEYLLLKVPSALVPEEFNYLMNPLHPKAAKVKIINKAPFRFDDRLVGQ; this comes from the coding sequence ATGATCCTTTACCGTATAACCAATGCCAAATATGCTGATGACCTTAGCGGTAATGGTGCGCGTTTATATGGCGGGCGCTGGAACAGCGAAGGCAAACCCATGGTATACCTGGCGTCGTCCCGATCATTGGCTGTGCTGGAATCTTTAGCTCATTTTGTAGCAACGAATATACCGGATGACTTTTTGATGCTGACTATCGAGGCTCCTGACGATTTTTTGGACATACCTGAAAATATATTGCCCGATAACTGGAATGAATACCCGGAACAGCATATTGTGAAACAAATAGGCAATTCATTTTTGCAAAGGAATGAGTATTTGCTGCTAAAAGTGCCTTCGGCACTGGTGCCCGAGGAATTCAATTACCTGATGAACCCGCTGCATCCAAAGGCAGCCAAAGTGAAGATCATCAATAAAGCCCCGTTCAGGTTTGATGACAGGTTGGTAGGACAGTAG
- a CDS encoding LuxE/PaaK family acyltransferase → MDKPNKQQVFSISNNRQFIDAALQVFRFQASSCLVYNDFITNLGVDVNSVKTVEDIPFLPISFFKSHDILSTDEEVQVTFTSSGTTGMINSKHLVTDLSWYEGSFRRAFEIFYGDIKNYCVLALLPSYLEREGSSLIYMAKDLVESSKNSDSGFFLYNHDELFAQLNKQKTINKPTLLIGVTFALLDFVENYQIDFPELIVMETGGMKGRRKEMIREELHQTLCKGFGVKSIHSEYGMTELLSQAYSKGEGIFNCPPWMKIITRDTNDPMSVLSNGQTGGINVIDLANINSCSFIATQDLGKLYADGSFEVLGRFDNSDIRGCNLLVS, encoded by the coding sequence ATGGATAAGCCTAACAAACAGCAGGTATTTTCGATAAGCAACAACCGGCAATTTATTGATGCAGCCTTGCAGGTATTTCGCTTCCAGGCCAGTTCTTGTCTTGTTTACAATGATTTCATTACCAATCTTGGTGTCGATGTAAATTCGGTTAAAACAGTTGAGGACATACCCTTTCTGCCTATCAGTTTCTTCAAATCGCACGATATATTAAGTACAGATGAAGAGGTGCAGGTCACTTTTACAAGCTCCGGCACAACCGGGATGATCAACAGCAAACACCTGGTTACCGATTTAAGCTGGTACGAGGGAAGTTTCCGCCGCGCATTCGAAATATTCTATGGCGATATTAAAAATTACTGTGTACTGGCGCTACTGCCCTCCTACCTCGAACGCGAAGGTTCTTCTCTGATTTATATGGCAAAAGACCTGGTAGAAAGCTCTAAAAATTCCGATAGCGGTTTTTTCCTTTATAACCATGATGAGCTGTTCGCACAGTTGAATAAGCAAAAGACTATAAATAAACCAACCTTGCTTATCGGGGTTACTTTTGCGCTGCTTGATTTTGTGGAGAATTATCAAATAGATTTCCCGGAGCTGATCGTAATGGAAACAGGCGGCATGAAAGGCAGGCGAAAGGAAATGATACGCGAGGAACTGCATCAAACGTTGTGTAAAGGCTTTGGCGTAAAGTCAATTCATTCAGAATATGGCATGACCGAATTACTGTCGCAGGCTTATTCAAAAGGTGAGGGTATATTCAATTGCCCGCCATGGATGAAGATCATCACCCGCGATACAAACGACCCGATGTCAGTTCTCAGTAATGGCCAAACCGGCGGTATTAATGTTATCGACCTTGCCAATATCAATTCCTGTTCGTTCATTGCCACGCAGGACCTTGGCAAGCTTTATGCCGATGGATCGTTCGAAGTATTGGGGCGATTTGATAATTCGGATATACGCGGTTGTAATCTGCTGGTCAGTTGA
- a CDS encoding PH domain-containing protein, translating to MMDKFLNDQQDPKAVEKVYTRLVDLLTTGEEIIYIATQKKPLVNILPDCVALTNKRVLFFTPANLGLSIKFIDFVWKDIVDVFIKEEIIGAIFTVKTTNQAEMGVDYLPKVQARKLYQYAQGRKEEERELRRQRELEEKRAESGSFNFDHAATTPQPAAPAPEPVTAAPSIAAAPPVQEEPKRDELTEKLKKLRTLFDQGLISQDEYNAKKLELLSDL from the coding sequence ATGATGGACAAATTTTTGAACGACCAGCAGGACCCCAAAGCGGTTGAAAAAGTATATACACGATTAGTCGACCTGCTGACCACGGGCGAGGAGATAATTTACATAGCTACGCAAAAGAAACCGCTGGTAAATATATTGCCCGATTGCGTGGCGCTGACCAATAAAAGGGTCTTGTTTTTTACGCCGGCTAACCTTGGGCTTTCTATAAAATTCATAGATTTTGTGTGGAAGGATATTGTGGATGTCTTTATCAAGGAAGAGATAATCGGCGCTATATTTACGGTAAAAACCACCAACCAGGCCGAAATGGGCGTAGATTACCTGCCCAAAGTTCAGGCCCGCAAATTGTACCAATACGCACAGGGTCGCAAAGAAGAAGAACGCGAACTGCGCCGCCAGCGCGAACTGGAAGAAAAACGTGCCGAATCCGGTTCATTTAATTTTGACCACGCAGCAACAACGCCCCAGCCTGCAGCGCCGGCACCTGAACCGGTTACAGCTGCACCTTCAATAGCAGCTGCCCCGCCTGTGCAGGAAGAGCCAAAAAGGGATGAATTAACGGAAAAACTCAAAAAGCTTCGCACTTTGTTCGACCAGGGCCTTATATCGCAGGATGAATACAACGCCAAGAAACTGGAGTTGCTGAGCGATCTTTAA
- a CDS encoding DinB family protein, with amino-acid sequence MNPKDLIAEIEFEATSTRRLLERIPAEKLAWAPHDKAMPLGQLAFHVATIPGNNLSFANDGRTNVEVLTAHHIPASKNEILENFETSLAGALQLLGRISDDWGAQKWDLIKNDHSIFSISRSLFSRLLVLNHFYHHRGELVSYLRILDVPIPSVYGPSADEDPFA; translated from the coding sequence ATGAACCCAAAAGATTTGATCGCAGAAATTGAATTTGAAGCAACTTCAACCAGGCGCCTATTAGAACGAATACCGGCAGAAAAATTAGCTTGGGCGCCGCATGATAAAGCTATGCCACTGGGACAACTCGCTTTCCATGTTGCTACCATTCCCGGCAATAACCTGTCATTTGCCAATGATGGCCGAACCAATGTGGAAGTTCTGACGGCCCACCACATACCAGCCTCAAAAAACGAGATACTGGAAAATTTCGAAACCAGCCTGGCCGGGGCACTACAGTTGTTAGGCCGAATAAGCGATGATTGGGGCGCGCAAAAGTGGGACCTGATAAAAAACGACCATAGTATTTTTTCCATATCCAGATCGTTATTTTCAAGGCTGCTGGTACTAAATCATTTTTATCACCACCGCGGCGAACTGGTAAGCTATCTCAGGATATTGGATGTACCCATTCCTTCCGTATATGGGCCAAGCGCCGACGAGGACCCATTTGCCTGA
- a CDS encoding RNA polymerase sigma factor, producing MKTTPAEQELIKAIARRDVAGAASLYDQYAGKLFKIICCSIADQQLAVAVLEETMLYIWNNCKDYHKQDSRLLLWMAGVARQMARKRVQSQQGSA from the coding sequence ATGAAAACTACCCCGGCTGAGCAGGAGCTGATCAAAGCGATCGCGCGGCGCGACGTTGCGGGTGCAGCGTCGTTATATGATCAATATGCAGGGAAGCTCTTCAAAATTATTTGTTGTTCTATTGCCGACCAACAGTTAGCCGTTGCAGTGCTGGAGGAAACAATGCTATACATCTGGAACAACTGCAAAGATTATCACAAGCAAGACTCGCGCCTGCTATTATGGATGGCAGGGGTTGCCCGGCAAATGGCCCGCAAAAGGGTCCAAAGTCAGCAAGGAAGCGCCTGA
- a CDS encoding Crp/Fnr family transcriptional regulator, whose amino-acid sequence MEIRSRLAEVFPMLQRPDLEREIMEHATFITAAAGEVIIREGQYLKVLPLVISGSLRVSQQSDGREILLYYVQPGETCIMSLSSCFFNVESPSTAIADTQTGILCVPTRFIKEWQRRYDPWNEFVIRTFQSRYNELLDLFRTVAFDTIEVRVINYLKSYSSRENTRNIPITHLALANALGTTRVVISRILKRFEQEGKLQLLHGSIRITGL is encoded by the coding sequence ATGGAAATAAGATCACGCCTGGCGGAGGTGTTCCCGATGTTACAACGGCCCGACCTGGAACGGGAAATAATGGAGCATGCCACCTTCATTACCGCAGCCGCCGGCGAGGTTATCATACGCGAAGGGCAATATCTGAAAGTGTTGCCGCTGGTTATCAGTGGATCACTGCGGGTATCGCAGCAATCGGACGGGCGGGAGATATTGCTATATTATGTTCAGCCCGGCGAAACGTGTATCATGTCGTTATCATCATGTTTTTTCAACGTCGAAAGCCCGTCGACAGCTATCGCAGACACCCAAACCGGGATACTTTGCGTACCCACCCGCTTTATCAAAGAATGGCAGCGCCGGTATGACCCCTGGAACGAATTTGTGATCCGCACCTTCCAAAGTCGCTATAATGAATTGCTTGACCTTTTCCGAACCGTAGCATTTGATACCATAGAGGTACGAGTTATCAATTACCTTAAAAGCTATTCTTCGCGGGAAAACACCCGAAATATACCCATCACTCACCTCGCACTGGCAAACGCGTTAGGCACAACCCGGGTTGTGATCTCGAGAATATTGAAGCGTTTTGAACAGGAAGGCAAATTGCAATTGCTCCACGGCAGTATCAGGATTACGGGGCTATAA
- a CDS encoding ACT domain-containing protein, protein MAGETNINSLLKNMTPKLNEGEYVFCAVASLAEIKPEDIIGLFREAETITVILNRHTADRLNLIYSYTAAWITLAVHSSLEAVGLTAAVSAALAENAISCNMVAAYHHDHIFVAHADAGKALKVLEQLSADVE, encoded by the coding sequence ATGGCCGGGGAAACTAATATCAATTCTTTATTAAAAAACATGACCCCTAAACTGAATGAGGGTGAATATGTTTTTTGCGCTGTGGCATCACTGGCTGAGATAAAACCCGAAGATATAATAGGACTATTCAGAGAGGCTGAGACTATAACCGTTATCCTCAACAGGCATACAGCGGACCGGCTTAATTTAATTTATTCATACACTGCTGCATGGATAACGCTGGCCGTTCATTCGTCGCTTGAAGCTGTTGGACTAACAGCCGCGGTTTCGGCAGCGCTGGCCGAAAATGCAATAAGTTGCAATATGGTCGCAGCTTATCATCATGATCATATCTTTGTAGCCCATGCCGACGCCGGCAAGGCTTTAAAAGTACTGGAGCAGTTATCGGCCGATGTTGAATAA